A region of Colletotrichum higginsianum IMI 349063 chromosome 10, whole genome shotgun sequence DNA encodes the following proteins:
- a CDS encoding Duf757 domain-containing protein — protein sequence MAAPVPSNFDAQDADNLEDIEKQFAVKVVQHMETYWNILEKVKGSSLRLTKIDDEIYEHLQKDFPDFDPAATINEDEMKSKDGKERWRKFMMAYEKKVDDYNFGTMVRANPKFEYGQNEVIFAPRMQFYAIEIARNRKGLNDWIYEKAQAAKSSS from the exons ATGGCGGCTCCCGTTCCCAGCAACTTCGACGCCCAGGATGCAGACAACCTTGAGGAT ATCGAGAAGCAGTTCGCCGTCAAGG TCGTCCAGCACATGGAGACCTACTGGAACATCTTGGAGAAGGTCAAAGGCTCCTCGCTGCGCCTGACCAAGATTGACGACGAGATCTACGAGCACCTGCAGAAGGACTTTCCTGATTTTgaccccgccgccaccatcaacgaggacgagatgaagagtaaggacggcaaggagcGCTGGCGCAAGTTTATGATGGCCTACGAGAAGAAAGTTGATGACTACAACTTCGGCACCATGGTGCGCGCCAACCCCAAGTTCGAATACGGCCAGAATGAGGTCATCTTCG CCCCACGGATGCAGTTTTATGCCATCGAGATTGCCAGAAACCGCAAGGGTCTGAACGACTGGATTTACGAGAAGGCACAGGCTGCCAAGAGCTCTAGCTAA
- a CDS encoding major facilitator superfamily transporter yields MANVDRDTEETPRTTDLFSIPCGCPKLVGVVPPLDNNSAITYRYLSFNTLLPKPADIVFHGAAGSSTKPTVPDLSKYKSPLQWPRSRKSLMLALSCIATFLTAYTAGSYSPPSYIMADDLGTSQLLVLVGITTFCVGFALSPMVLAPLSEIYGRYPVFVVSGVVYVAFQAVCSVAPTLAVMLIARFLVGVGGSVFSSVIGGVIADLWPKEQRNTPMALFSGAVLAGTGAGPLVASIVVKRMGVENGTMAWKWIFWHQVIIDTVLVVALAVLFEESRGSVILSRKAKDLNDWYQAIEDSGYYTMWPEDMEETSGDTDTTSESGDIRWCSYSGSANHGSTCDSSWSCPARCRPKRLRWLVKDDEKQESLVKLVSVSVSRPFHLLFTEPVVFFFSVWCAFAWAVLYCTFGSIPLVLSRTRGMDIEQSGYFFIAMIVGSVVATTVGVLQDKLLRLPQWRADSPLNEPSRFWLFMRHWFPVDAPESRLYFTCITAVLLPVGLFIFGFTANQKFHWVAPAFGVGLATWGIYSVRAAGTYSAGFSHSSPAPCFGILERNTQVRS; encoded by the exons ATGGCAAACGTGGACAGGGATACTGAAGAGACGCCTCGGACAACCGACCTCTTCTCGATTCCATGTGGCTGTCCAAAGCTTGTCGGGGTGGTGCCCCCTCTTGACAACAATAGTGCCATCACATATCGATATTTGAGCTTCAATACGCTCCTTCCCAAACCGGCGGACATTGTGTTTCATGGCGCAGCCGGATCATCAACAAAGCCGACGGTCCCGGATCTGTCCAAATACAAATCTCCTCTGCAATGGCCTCGCTCGCGCAAATCCTTGATGCTGGCGCTTTCGTGTATCGCCACCTTCCTCACTGCTTATACAGCCGGCTCGTACTCTCCGCCGTCGTATATCATGGCCGATGACCTTGGTACTTCCCAGCTTTTGGTCTTGGTGGGAATAACAACCTTCTGCGTTGGGTTCGCTCTCTCGCCCATGGTCCTGGCGCCATTATCAGAAATATATGGCCGTTATCCGGTTTTCGTCGTTTCTGGGGTAGTTTATGTGGCCTTTCAGGCCGTCTGCTCCGTTGCACCAACCCTGGCCGTCATGCTCATCGCGAGATTTCTCGTTGGTGTCGGCGGCTCCGTCTTCAGCTCCGTaatcggcggcgtcatcgcAGACCTGTGGCCAAAGGAGCAGAGAAATACGCCTATGGCCCTCTTCAGCGGTGCTGTGCTTGCGGGCACAGGGGCAGGCCCCTTAGTGGCGTCTATTGTGGTGAAGCGCATGGGTGTCGAAAATGGGACGATGGCCTGGAAATGGATCTTCTGGCATCAGGTCATCATCGACACTGTACTTGTTGTTGCTCTTGCTGTACTCTTCGAAGAGAGCCGGGGGTCAGTGATCCTATCAAGAAAGGCCAAGGATCTGAACGACTGGTACCAGGCAATCGAAGACTCGGGCTACTATACTATGTGGCCTGAAGACATGGAGGAGACCAGCGGGGATACAGACACGACTTCAGAGTCAGGCGATATCCGATGGTGCTCTTACTCTGGGTCGGCAAACCATGGTTCAACTTGCGACTCAAGTTGGTCATGTCCCGCGCGGTGCAGACCCAAGAGACTGCGGTGGCTAGTAAAAGATGATGAGAAACAAGAGTCTCTGGTAAAGCTCGTttccgtctccgtctcgcGCCCGTTTCACTTGCTGTTCACGGAgcccgtcgtcttcttcttctccgtctgGTGCGCCTTTGCGTGGGCTGTTCTCTACTGTACGTTCGGGAGCATTCCTTTGGTGCTGTCACGTACAAGAGGCATGGACATTGAACAGTCGGGGTATTTCTTCATTGCCATGATAGTTGGATCTGTGGTGGCTACTACCGTCGGCGTTCTTCAAGACAAACTCCTTCGACTGCCCCAGTGGCGGGCCGACAGCCCTCTCAATGAGCCGTCTCGCTTTTGGCTGTTCATGAGGCATTGGTTCCCTGTCGACGCACCCGAATCGCGACTATATTTCACCTGCATCACCGCGGTCTTATTACCGGTCGGGCTATTTATTTTCGGGTTTACTGCGAACCAAAAGTTCCATTGGGTTGCTCCAGCTTTCGGTGTCGGCCTAGCAACCTGGGGTATTTACTCAGT TCGTGCTGCCGGAACATACTCGGCGGGGTTTTCCCACTCGTCACCGGCGCCTTGTTTCGGAATCTTGGAGAGAAACACGCAGGTTCGCTCCTAG
- a CDS encoding Pyruvate kinase — protein MAATAKDHLDVGGKIAWLSSLDTAYQPEKNYRRSSIICTIGPKTNSVEAINGLRKAGLNVVRMNFSHGSYEYHQSVIDNARAAEKSQPGRQIAIALDTKGPEIRTGNTKNDEDLPIAAGKVLNFTTDEKYATACDTDNMYVDYKNITKVIEPGRIIYVDDGVLAFDVLKVKDDKTVEVRARNNGFISSKKGVNLPNTDVDLPALSEKDQNDLRFGVKNNVDMVFASFIRRGQDIKDIRTILGEEGKHIQIIAKIENRQGLNNFEEILAETDGVMVARGDLGIEIPAAEVFAAQKKMIALCNRAGKPVICATQMLESMIKNPRPTRAEISDVGNAITDGADCVMLSGETAKGSYPNEAVSEMHEACLKAENTIPYVSHFEEMCTLVKRPVSVVESCAMAAVRASLDLNAGGIIVLSTSGESARLLSKYRPVCPIFMVTRNASASRYAHLYRGVYPFLFPEAKPDFSKVNWQEDVDRRIKWGVEHALELNVVSKGDTLVVVQGWKGGMGNTNTLRIVKADPEHLGIGTL, from the exons ATGGCTGCCACTGCCAAGGACCAcctcgatgtcggcggcaAGATTGCCTGGCTTTCCAGCCTCGACACCGCCTATCAGCCTGAGAAGAACTACCGCCGTTCTTCCATCATCTGTACCATTGGCCCCAAGACCAACTCTGTTGAGGCCATCAACGGCCTGCGCAAGGCTGGTCTGAACGTTGTGCGCATGAACTTCTCG CACGGTAGCTACGAGTACCACCAGTCCGTTATCGACAATGCCCGCGCTGCCGAGAAGTCTCAGCCCGGCCGCCAGATTGCCATTGCACTCGATACCAAGGGCCCTGAAATCCGCACCGGAAACACGAAGAATGATGAGGATCtccccatcgccgccggcaaggtgCTGAACTTCACCACCGACGAGAAGTACGCCACGGCTTGCGACACCGACAACAT GTACGTTGACTACAAGAACATCACTAAGGTCATTGAGCCTGGCCGCATCATCtacgtcgatgacggcgttcTTGCCTTCGACGTCCTCAAGGTCAAGGATGACAAGACCGTCGAGGTCCGTGCTCGCAACAACGGCTTCATCTCCTCCAAGAAGGGTGTCAACTTGCCTAACACCGATGTTGACCTTCCTGCCTTGTCCGAGAAGGACCAGAACGACCTTCGCTTCGGCGTAAAGAACAACGTCGACATGGTCTTTGCCTCGTTTATCCGCCGTGGCCAGGACATTAAGGACATCCGCACCATtcttggcgaggagggcaagcACATTCAGATCATTGCCAAGATCGAGAACCGTCAAGGTCTCAACAACTTCGAGGAGATcctcgccgagacggacggTGTCATGGTTGCCCGAGGCGATCTCGGTATCGAGATTCCTGCCGCCGAGGTATTCGCTGcccagaagaagatgatTGCCCTCTGCAACAGGGCCGGCAAGCCTGTCATCTGCGCCACTCAGATGCTCGAGTCAATGATCAAGAACCCTCGCCCCACCCGCGCCGAGATCAGCGACGTCGGTAACGCCAtcaccgacggcgccgactgTGTTATGCTGTCTGGTGAGACCGCCAAGGGTAGCTACCCCAACGAGGCTGTCTCTGAGATGCATGAGGCCTGCCTCAAGGCGGAGAACACCATTCCCTACGTCTCCCACTTCGAGGAGATGTGCACCCTTGTCAAGCGCCCCGTCAGCGTTGTTGAGTCTTGCGCCATGGCTGCTGTCAGGGCCTCTCTCGACCTCAACGCCGGCGGTATTATCGTTCTCTCCACCTCGGGAGAGTCCGCACGCCTGTTATCCAAGTACCGCCCCGTTTGCCCCATCTTCATGGTCACAAGAAACGCCTCGGCGTCTCGCTACGCTCACTTGTACCGCGGCGTATACCCCTTCCTGTTTCCCGAGGCCAAGCCCGATTTCAGCAAGGTCAACTGGCAGGAGGATGTCGATCGCCGCATCAAGTGGGGCGTCGAGCACGCCCTGGAGCTTAACGTCGTCAGCAAGGGTGACACTCTCGTCGTTGTCCAGGGCTGGAAGGGCGGCATGGGCAACACCAACACTCTGCGTATTGTCAAGGCCGACCCTGAGCACCTCGGTATCGGAACGTTGTAA
- a CDS encoding Multidrug resistance protein, giving the protein MRKSHYSVSHRKPSWKRLFAFSKLHHLPTLVAGIFATCMCADLRTAFAVVIGQMFQIISNYGSEVSGSSDTITQASQLSITICCLGAGILVGNAVVLSSWVVFGELQAKSARTSVFSRLLAHEMSWYDMRTDGIPGLLARTEANVPGLWVPCGRHCYLDCITRPGLECHLEVDTRTRCSVPFAAVALSLTSRGLHPAIMQQKAHLADASKLVHACVTGIDLVKVFNGFSQEMRTYSKFTDGSMELHLLQARCNSIQMSVTGFWVSAMFAGGFWFGLWLVTKGENASAILISFYATLTALEAIYNVSFAYPFEPTQLVLKSSSFHFPAGETRFVLGSSGSGKISWSTFTEALLGEIFIDGRPLKALEKEWLRKNVTLVQEDSMVFNNTLLWNITLYQQVTTDDVKAACDMSLLQSTLTSLPFGTETRIGPAGHRLSGGQVQRLALARESKLLVMDAVRAWRRGKTTIIITHDVSQFGNNDYVYVMDRGRVIREGTRDGISKGLDGRFASLITCSDEAGGQQRANENVCGNAPSSCSFNSIVDQTTNAMLHQSRSGEGRRISLGVSLGAALLSTDIWAQSKDRQNTGFRTEEPAFQHISQGGLQSNQVPEPPVSSGRTSLEAIQAAGRFVQSTRQNKPTRRRWQVGGHVEERVNTCKREEKRTMNEPPYLVTKSTWAVIQTVWPNLASENRIRLVMGLVFCYVAGRCAPASSFCFAQLLTVFWATGDRFTAGQEWAVFLILVAVLSGVSLFLGRYFMEHVGQVWANTLRLEGMKRTLQQQRPWFHEPDNSARHIVETLDRHAEEMRNLVLRFVPIFLMIIVIVTISTVWALLISWKLTLVALSRFPVVVAALPALSVVDTKWEAVCNRGAAETASITQEALINIRVTRAFTLEKYFCTQHAQSAKSTYGLGLQSGLLLRPLFGFSQSIDFFVVALICWYGMYLVAHELEMSAINLQQVANLLLFCVGQTAALIGMIPRVSASQAAATRVLFLATFTDQNVLPTGGSRRPTSLFPVKMRNVTFAYPSQLTHQVLRNVNLCIGNGKCVAMVGPSGCGKSTIISLLLRLYGQIWLGPTGGTKSGQLTFGGIASDQINKEQFCSHISYRISLTDCQKLRLGAKAPNLIRAARKAGIHEFITSLSQGYDTLVGDGGQSLSGGESQQVCIARALAGRPRLVILDEPTSALDNASADLIRRTIIDMLASAEDREMSVVVATHCREMMRIAQRIVVLEAGRVVGEGTFHELQSHNMAFSALVNQEFIHHMRRGSDDIRPMYDLLPDVMLHRSDMMLSAIQAREVPHSARAIDLSFRRVPSAQRGQWGRAMQPTG; this is encoded by the exons ATGAGAAAATCTCATTATTCGGTATCACATCGAAAACCATCATGGAAACGTCTCTTCGCATTCTCGAAGCTCCATCACCTCCCAACCCTCGTTGCCGGCATTTTTGCAACCTGTATGTGCGCTGATCTACGAACAGCGTTTGCCGTGGTCATCGGCCAGATGTTCCAGATCATTTCGAACTACGGCAGTGAAGTGTCTGGCTCGTCAGACACCATCACCCAAGCCTCGCAATTAAGTATTACCATCTGCTGCCTCGGAGCTGGCATTCTTGTAGGCAACGCCGTTGTCCTATCTAGCTGGGTAGTATTTGGGGAACTCCAAGCAAAAAGCGCGCGGACGAGTGTGTTTTCAAGGCTACTCGCTCACGAAATGAGCTGGTACGATATGCGTACGGACGGAATCCCCGGCCTCCTAGCAAGAACCGAAGC CAACGTCCCAGGTCTTTGGGTTCCTTGTGGTCGACATTGCTACCTCGATTGCATCACTCGCCCTGGCCTTGAGTGTCACTTGGAAGTTGACACTCGTACTCGTTGCTCGGTCCCATTCGCCGCCGTGGCTCTATCCTTGACCAGTCGAGGACTCCATCCTGCAATTATGCAGCAAAAAGCGCATCTCGCCGATGCTTCCAAGCTAGTTCACGCCTGCGTCACAGGAATCGACCTAGTCAAGGTGTTCAACGGTTTCAGCCAGGAGATGCGGACATACAGCAAGTTCACGGATGGCTCTATGGAACTTCACCTGTTGCAAGCACGCTGCAACTCCATTCAGATGTCTGTGACTGGGTTCTGGGTATCAGCAATGTTCGCTGGGGGCTTCTGGTTCGGTCTCTGGCTCGTAACGAAAGGGGAGAACGCTTCAGCGATCCTCATCTCATTCTACGCAACTTTGACAGCTCTAGAGGCTATCTACAAT GTGAGCTTCGCATATCCCTTTGAACCAACTCAGCTGGTTCTGAAGAGTTCGTCATTCCACTTCCCTGCCGGCGAGACGCGATTCGTCCTGGGGAGTAGCGGTTCTGGAAAGA TCTCCTGGTCAACTTTTACGGAGGCCCTTCTGGGCGAGATATTTATCGATGGACGGCCACTCAAGGCACTGGAAAAGGAGTGGCTGCGGAAGAACGTAACTCTCGTCCAGGAAGATAGCATGGTATTCAACAATACCTTGCTCTGGAACATTACCCTATACCAACAGGTAACAACGGACGATGTGAAAGCGGCTTGCGACATGTCGCTTCTACAGTCCACCCTCACATCACTCCCCTTCGGGACAGAGACCAGGATTGGTCCAGCTGGACACAGATTGAGCGGTGGGCAGGTACAGAGACTTGCTCTGGCACGG GAAAGCAAGCTATTGGTTATGGACGCAGTCCGGGCTTGGCGAAGAGGCAAGACGACAATCATAATCACGCATGACGTCTCTCAATTTGGAAATAACGACTACGTGTATGTCATGGATCGTGGTCGTGTCATTCGAGAAGGCACCCGTGATGGTATATCCAAAGGTCTTGATGGCCGGTTTGCAAGTCTCATCACTTGCTCAGACGAAGCTGGCGGACAACAAAGAGCAAACGAAAATGTTTGTGGCAACGCCCCCAGCTCTTGCTCATTCAACTCAATTGTCGACCAAACAACCAACGCAATGCTACATCAGTCACGCTCGGGTGAAGGACGTCGAATCTCATTGGGGGTTTCACTCGGAGCAGCCCTCCTTTCGACAGACATTTGGGCGCAGAGTAAAGACCGCCAGAACACTGGCTTTAGAACTGAGGAGCCGGCCTTTCAGCACATAAGTCAAGGTGGGTTACAATCAAATCAGGTACCCGAGCCCCCTGTGTCTTCGGGAAGGACAAGTCTCGAGGCCATCCAGGCTGCAGGGCGTTTCGTACAGAGCACCAGGCAAAACAAACCTACACGTCGTCGGTGGCAGGTTGGTGGCCACGTGGAAGAGAGAGTCAATACGTGCAAGCGAGAGGAAAAGAGGACGATGAACGAACCGCCATATCTCGTCACCAAGTCTACATGGGCTGTCATCCAGACCGTATGGCCCAACTTGGCTAGCGAGAACAGAATCAGGCTCGTTATGGGCTTGGTGTTTTGCTATGTCGCTGGAAGATGTGCGCCTGCGTCATCGTTCTGCTTCGCTCAACTCCTTACTGTATTCTGGGCGACTGGAGATCGATTCACCGCAGGCCAAGAATGGGCCGTCTTTCTCATACTGGTTGCTGTCCTCAGTGGTGTATCTTTGTTCCTCGGACGATACTTCATGGAGCATGTTGGCCAGGTTTGGGCAAATACCCTTCGTTTGGAAGGAATGAAGCGTACTCTTCAACAACAAAGGCCATGGTTTCACGAGCCCGATAACTCGGCAAGGCACATTGTTGAGACGTTAGACAGACACGCGGAAGAGATGAGGAACTTGGTGTTACGGTTTGTGCCCATCTTTCTCATGATTATCGTCATAGTCACCATATCGACGGTATGGGCCTTGTTAATCTCGTGGAAACTCACGTTGGTCGCCCTGTCAAGGTTTCCGGTCGTAGTGGCTGCCCTTCCGGCTCTTTCGGTTGTCGACACCAAGTGGGAGGCGGTCTGCAATCGAGGGGCAGCAGAGACGGCATCTATTACGCAGGAGGCGCTCATCAACATCCGTGTCACTAGAGCTTTTACACTTGAGAAGTATTTCTGCACGCAGCATGCGCAGTCAGCAAAATCAACATACGGACTCGGGCTGCAGAGTGGACTACTCTTGAGGCCACTCTTTGGCTTCAGCCAGTCCATTGATTTCTTCGTTGTTGCACTCATTTGTTGGTACGGGATGTACCTGGTGGCGCACGAACTCGAGATGTCAGCCATCAATCTCCAGCAAGTCGCGAATCTGCTCCTCTTCTGTGTCGGCCAGACGGCCGCCTTGATTGGAATGATCCCCCGAGTATCGGCATCGCAAGCCGCCGCCACTCGCGTGCTCTTTCTCGCGACGTTCACAGATCAAAACGTCTTACCTACGGGGGGTTCCCGAAGGCCAACGTCCCTATTTCCGGTCAAGATGCGAAATGTTACCTTTGCCTATCCTTCGCAACTCACGCACCAAGTTCTGCGCAATGTGAACTTGTGTATTGGCAACGGGAAGTGTGTAGCAATGGTGGGACCAAGCGGATGTGGCAAGAGTACCATCATTTCGCTTCTTCTGAGGCTCTATGGGCAAATTTGGCTTGGTCCAACAGGCGGGACCAAATCGGGCCAACTCACTTTTGGGGGCATCGCCTCTGATCAAATCAACAAGGAGCAGTTCTGCTCACACATCTCCTAT AGAATATCGCTTACGGACTGCCAGAAACTTCGCCTTGGCGCCAAAGCACCAAACTTGATAAGGGCTGCCCGAAAGGCGGGAATCCACGAGTTCATCACATCCCTTTCGCAAGGCTACGATACGCTCGTCGGAGACGGTGGCCAGAGTCTCTCAGGAGGAGAGTCACAACAAGTATGCATAGCTAGGGCACTGGCAGGACGACCGCGGCTCGTGATACTAGATGAGCCGACAAGTGCTCTAGACAACGCATCGGCAGACCTGATCAGACGGACGATCATCGACATGCTGGCAAGCGCGGAGGATCGTGAGATGAGCGTTGTGGTCGCGACTCACTGCAGAGAAATGATGCGTATAGCTCAACGCATCGTCGTGCTAGAAGCTGGCCGCGTGGTAGGCGAGGGGACTTTTCACGAGCTGCAGTCTCACAAcatggccttctcggccctGGTAAACCAGGAATT TATTCATCACATGCGTCGTGGGTCTGACGACATACGTCCTATGTATGATTTGTTGCCTGATGTGATGCTCCATCGGAGCGACATGATGTTGTCTGCCATCCAAGCCCGGGAAGTCCCACACTCGGCACGCGCTATAGACCTGTCATTTAGACGAGTACCATCTGCACAACGAGGCCAGTGGGGTCGTGCCATGCAGCCAACAGGGTGA
- a CDS encoding Autophagy-related protein 28: MASLDVPARATSRGDIIPVRQPKAPGPQGLHAARSGLRRALAALADLKAEENEYIESSLFQRNRALAYLDKMDTRKTSISAELHGLADDEEEPLAKELRGLEEQHNTIGRDICELEEKLVGMRNRQRWLERTMEDVRNRREAGLSGYRGALKEVEGEVTSLLRRPPIEPLDLGIIEAVSRSESGKANGTKDPPGGAEFFRMIPERRTLAMAKDWWESEVDFLQKRKAQVDKDHDALDKGMELWRETIKLVTEFEADLRRTLSGGGSAAAVGKQPQVARQEGVQALLPRMGKVILELREHLRTAERKSWNLLICAIGAELEAFQEAQSLLRASLPQPQAAASIEDVEEPWHNADGEPHSTAQAGHGGTSMVESHHDESDNEVPADLLVSRQEEQKDGHSHVGSLQTSSSRRDSYNEVPPEFLAEHNDHFVA; encoded by the coding sequence ATGGCATCCCTAGACGTGCCAGCGCGCGCCACCTCTCGAGGCGACATCATACCTGTGCGACAGCCCAAGGCTCCAGGGCCGCAAGGTCTCCATGCCGCCCGTAGCGGGCTGCGACGGGCGTTGGCGGCTCTAGCCGATCTCAAAGCCGAGGAGAACGAATACATCGAGTCGTCCCTCTTCCAGAGGAACAGGGCCCTTGCATACCTGGATAAAATGGATACTCGCAAGACTAGCATTTCGGCCGAACTCCACGGTTTGgcagacgacgaagaggagccTCTGGCAAAGGAGCTCCGGGGCCTTGAGGAACAACACAACACCATCGGCCGGGATATCTGCGAGCTGGAGGAGAAGTTGGTTGGCATGCGGAACCGTCAACGGTGGCTCGAGCGCACAATGGAAGATGTCCGTAATCGCCGAGAGGCTGGTCTAAGCGGCTACAGGGGCGCTTTGAAAGAGGTTGAAGGAGAAGTTACATCCCTCCTGCGCCGGCCTCCCATCGAGCCACTGGATCTAGGAATTATCGAAGCCGTCTCACGCAGCGAATCTGGGAAAGCTAATGGCACTAAGGACCCCCCTGGAGGAGCCGAATTCTTCCGTATGATACCAGAGCGGCGTACTTTGGCCATGGCAAAGGACTGGTGGGAAAGCGAAGTAGACTTTTTGCAGAAGCGCAAGGCGCAGGTCGACAAGGATCACGATGCGCTCGACAAAGGTATGGAGCTGTGGCGGGAAACGATCAAGCTTGTCACCGAATTTGAAGCCGATTTGCGCCGGACAttgagcggcggcggcagtgccGCAGCCGTGGGCAAGCAACCTCAGGTAGCACGGCAAGAAGGCGTACAGGCGCTGCTACCACGGATGGGGAAGGTTATCCTGGAACTGAGGGAACATTTGAGGACAGCCGAGCGTAAGAGCTGGAATCTCTTGATTTGTGCCATTGgggccgagctcgaggcttTCCAAGAAGCCCAGAGTCTGCTTCGAGCGAGTCTGCCACAGCCCCAGGCAGCGGCTTCTATAGAAGATGTCGAGGAACCCTGGCATAACGCTGATGGTGAACCGCATTCAACGGCACAAGCGGGGCATGGTGGCACAAGCATGGTGGAGAGCCATCACGACGAGAGTGACAATGAGGTTCCTGCCGATTTGCTAGTGTCGCGGCAGGAGGAGCAAAAGGATGGTCACTCCCATGTCGGGTCTCTACAAACCTCATCGTCGAGACGGGACAGCTACAATGAGGTGCCGCCAGAGTTCTTGGCGGAGCACAACGACCACTTCGTCGCATAG